A single region of the Salvia splendens isolate huo1 chromosome 18, SspV2, whole genome shotgun sequence genome encodes:
- the LOC121776640 gene encoding uncharacterized protein LOC121776640: MRTIAIKSGVLAVLSHFYGLSKECPYAFLDEFCRYCDIQPVPAGSTSEDYRLKDIPFILKGNARVWLSRFQGLLQTCPNHKLGEREIYSIFYSGLTVDSKNDLNLAAQGDFSKTLFIQSKNILERLIEAKRSYETSRGQYRRGVVHAAEARSDEKLEARFEQIEKKLLEAVEKSRAPPPPVPTEKQYVPPPPPPEEHHYYYCEFPLKRSRKPKQNEENWGYRHQGPQSSNQGRQPNNQVVSYVPPHQRSNQYPNQQQYQQEHYGHSDYQQPNHVGGPPNQRYNRYPNEGQGDIIVPHHPTYAMREIQEAQKEQRAALDMLTKQLSQVAMSLGELRGNEGKIPATVQPPGRENINEVSLRSGRVYQSPSPPVMPPASMTGSSREEKGESSGASQAKGSEKGKAKVGGESSKENQGEEAEKVKPYPYRGMVTRKRYAMIDVANMFKEVEVKVPFLTALKMPTISKFIKDYLAGNVNEEGRLITEENVSAVIQRSDLPSKKTDPGMFTLPISIGDIQVEHAMCDLGASINVLPYSIYRKLGAAKLIFS, translated from the exons atgcggaccatcgcgatcaaatcaggagtactggccgttttgtctCATTTCTATGGCCTCTCGAAAGAATGCCCCTACGCTTTTCTGGATGAATTTTGCCGATATTGCGATATCCAACCGGTGCCAGCTGGATCTACTTCTGAAGATTATAGGCTTAAGGATATCCCCTTCATCTTAAAGGGCAATGCGAGAGTCTGGCTTTCGAG attccaagggctgcttcaaacATGCCCCAATCACAAGCTGGGAGAgcgggagatctactcgattTTCTATAGTGGACTCACTGTGGATAGCAAGAACGATCTGAACCTAGCAGCCCAAGGGGATTTTTCAAAGACCCTATTCATCCAATCCAAAAACATCCTGGAGAGACTCATTGAAGCCAAGAGGTCGTACGAGACGTCCCGCGGACAGTACCGAAGAGGTGtagtgcacgcagcagaggcgcgcagtgatgagaagttggaggCTCGTTTCGAGCAAATAGAGAAGAAGCTGCTGGAGGCAGTAGAAAAATCCAGAGCACCTCCACCGCCTGTACCGACGGAAAAGCAGTATGtgccgccaccaccaccgccagaagagcatcactattacTATTGCGAGTTCCCCCTGAAGCGGAGCCgcaagcccaa ACAGAATGAAGAAAACTGGGGGTACAGACATCAAGGCCCTCAGTCGAGCAACCAAGGAAGGCAACCGAATAACCAGGTGGTGAGTTATGTCCCACCACATCAGAGAAGCAACCAGTACCCCAACCAGCAGCAATACCAGCAAGAGCACTACGGGCATTCCGATTACCAGCAGCCCAACCACGTTGGGGGACCCCCAAATCAGAGATATAATAGGTACCCCAACGAAGGTCAAGGAGATATAATAGTCCCGCATCATCCTACTTATGCAATGAGGGAAATTCAGGAGGCTCAGAAAGAGCAGCGGGCAGCGTTggatatgcttacaaagcaaCTTTCTCAAGTTGCGATGTCGCTGGGAGAGCTGAGGGGAAATGAGGGAAAAATCCCTGCTACTGTACAACCACCAGGTCGTGAAAACATCAATGAAGTGTCCCTAAGATCGGGGAGAGTCTACCAAAGCCCTAGCCCACCTGTGATGCCTCCAGCATCAATGACTGGATCAAGCCGTGAAGAGAAAGGAGAATCCAGTGGGGCGAGTCAAGCAAAAGGGAGTGAGAAAGGTAAAGCGAAAGTGGGAGGTGAATCCTCAAAAGAAAACCAGGGAGAAGAAGCAGAGAAAGTAAAGCCATATCCGTACCGAGGAATGGTGACGAGGAAAAGATACGCCATGATTGACGTGGCTAATATGTTCAAGGAAGTGGAAGTAAAGGTGCCGTTCCTGACGGCGTTAAAAATGCCCACAATCAGTAAATTCATCAAAGACTACTTGGCGGGAAATGTCAACGAAGAAGGGAGACTAATCACAGAAGAGAACGTCTCTGCCGTGATCCAGAGAAGCGACCTCCCCTCCAAGAAGACTGATCCGGGAATGTTCACGCTCCCGATTTCAATCGGAGATATTCAAGTAGAGCACGCTATGTGCGATTTGGGGGCGTCTATCAACGTTCTACCATACTCCATCTATAGGAAGCTGGGAGCAGCCAAGCTGATTTTTTCATAA